A genomic window from Streptomyces brevispora includes:
- a CDS encoding allantoate amidohydrolase — protein sequence MWRELAPIGRHPDSGGYRRYAWSAADADCRRWFRAQAEARGLTLETDRNGNQWAWLGDPLAGDAVVTGSHLDSVPDGGAFDGPLGVVSSFAALDELRGRGVEFTRPLAITNFGDEEGARFGLACVGSRLAAGQLTAEAAHRLRDGDGVTLPQAMEAAGYDPDAIGPDPERLARIGAFVELHVEQGRALDLTGDPVGIASAIWPHGRWRFDFRGEANHAGTTRLADRRDPMLTYAETVLAARREAEAAGALATFGKIAVEPNGVNAIPSLVRGWLDSRAADQDTLDAVVTGIERAAREHAERAGIDLDVVRESFTPVVEFRHALRDELGTILKGAATRGDGRAVPVLGTGAGHDAGILSASAPTAMLFVRNPTGISHSPAEHAAEDDCVAGVIALADVLEGLACR from the coding sequence ATGTGGCGCGAGCTCGCTCCCATCGGGCGCCACCCGGACAGCGGCGGCTACCGGCGTTACGCCTGGAGCGCCGCCGACGCCGACTGCCGTAGGTGGTTCCGGGCACAGGCCGAGGCCCGCGGGCTGACCCTGGAGACCGACCGCAACGGCAATCAGTGGGCCTGGCTCGGCGACCCCCTGGCCGGGGACGCCGTCGTCACCGGGTCGCACCTCGACTCGGTGCCGGACGGCGGCGCCTTCGACGGGCCGCTCGGTGTCGTCTCCTCCTTCGCCGCCCTCGACGAACTCCGCGGCAGGGGCGTTGAGTTCACCAGGCCGCTGGCCATCACCAACTTCGGCGACGAGGAAGGTGCCCGCTTCGGCCTCGCCTGCGTCGGCTCCCGGCTCGCCGCCGGGCAGCTGACCGCCGAGGCCGCGCACCGGCTGCGGGACGGGGACGGTGTCACGCTCCCGCAGGCCATGGAGGCGGCCGGGTACGACCCCGACGCCATCGGACCGGACCCGGAACGGCTCGCCCGTATCGGTGCGTTCGTCGAGCTCCACGTCGAGCAGGGGCGCGCCCTCGACCTCACCGGCGACCCCGTCGGCATCGCCTCCGCGATCTGGCCGCACGGACGCTGGCGGTTCGATTTCCGGGGCGAGGCCAATCACGCGGGTACCACCCGGCTCGCCGACCGGCGCGACCCGATGCTCACGTACGCCGAGACCGTGCTCGCCGCCCGCCGGGAGGCGGAGGCGGCCGGCGCCCTCGCCACCTTCGGCAAGATCGCCGTCGAGCCGAACGGCGTCAACGCGATCCCCTCCCTGGTGCGCGGCTGGCTCGACTCCCGGGCCGCCGACCAGGACACCCTGGACGCCGTCGTCACCGGGATCGAGCGGGCCGCCCGGGAACACGCCGAACGGGCCGGGATCGATCTCGACGTCGTACGGGAGTCCTTCACGCCCGTCGTGGAGTTCCGGCACGCCCTGCGCGACGAGCTGGGCACGATCCTGAAGGGCGCCGCCACCCGTGGCGACGGTCGCGCCGTCCCCGTACTCGGCACCGGAGCGGGACACGATGCGGGTATTTTGTCCGCTTCGGCCCCTACCGCCATGCTGTTCGTCCGGAACCCCACCGGGATCTCGCACTCGCCGGCCGAGCACGCCGCCGAGGACGACTGCGTGGCCGGGGTGATCGCACTCGCCGACGTACTGGAAGGTCTCGCGTGCCGCTGA
- the hutU gene encoding urocanate hydratase — protein MSGPRPVRAPRGTELSALGWQQEAALRMLQNNLDPEVAEHPDKLVVYGGTGKAARDWRSFDAMVRTLRTLKQDETMLVQSGRPVGVMQTHEWAPRVLIANSNLVGDWANWEEFRRLEALGLTMYGQMTAGSWIYIGTQGILQGTYETFAAVAAKKFGGTLAGTITLTAGLGGMGGAQPLAVTMNDGVAICIDCDPRAIERRIEHRFLDVRADSLEHALRLAVEARDARRPLSIGLLGNAAELLPRMLAEGAPIDIVTDQTSAHDPLAYLPLGVDFDDMADYATEKPADFTLRARESMAKHVEAMVGFMDAGAEVFDYGNSIRGEAQLAGYERAFDFPGFVPAYIRPLFCEGKGPFRWAALSGEASDIHKTDKAMLELFPENESLHRWIKMAGERVQFQGLPARICWLGYGERDRAGERFNDMVASGELAAPLAIGRDHLDCGSVASPYRETEAMLDGSDAIADWPLLNAMVNVASGASWVSIHHGGGVGMGRSIHAGQVTVADGTKLAGEKIRRVLTNDPGMGVVRHVDAGYDIAESVASDKGVRVPMREDGA, from the coding sequence ATGTCAGGACCCCGCCCCGTACGGGCACCGCGCGGTACCGAACTGAGCGCCCTGGGATGGCAGCAGGAAGCCGCGCTGCGGATGCTGCAGAACAACCTCGACCCCGAGGTCGCCGAGCACCCCGACAAGCTCGTCGTCTACGGCGGCACCGGCAAGGCGGCCCGCGACTGGCGCTCGTTCGACGCGATGGTGCGCACACTGCGCACGCTCAAGCAGGACGAGACGATGCTCGTCCAGTCCGGACGGCCGGTCGGCGTCATGCAGACGCACGAGTGGGCCCCGCGGGTCCTGATCGCCAACTCCAACCTCGTCGGCGACTGGGCGAACTGGGAGGAGTTCCGCCGCCTGGAGGCGCTGGGGCTCACCATGTACGGCCAGATGACCGCCGGTTCGTGGATCTACATCGGCACCCAGGGCATCCTGCAGGGCACCTACGAGACGTTCGCCGCCGTCGCCGCGAAGAAGTTCGGCGGGACGCTGGCCGGGACCATCACCCTGACCGCCGGGCTCGGCGGGATGGGCGGCGCCCAGCCGCTCGCCGTGACGATGAACGACGGCGTCGCGATCTGTATCGACTGCGACCCGCGCGCCATCGAGCGCCGCATCGAGCACCGCTTCCTGGACGTGCGCGCCGACTCCCTGGAGCACGCGCTCCGGCTCGCGGTCGAGGCACGGGACGCGCGCAGGCCGCTCTCCATCGGGCTGCTCGGCAACGCCGCGGAGCTGCTGCCGCGGATGCTCGCCGAGGGCGCCCCGATCGACATCGTCACCGACCAGACCAGCGCGCACGACCCCCTCGCCTACCTGCCGCTTGGGGTCGACTTCGACGACATGGCCGACTACGCGACCGAGAAGCCCGCCGACTTCACCCTGCGCGCCCGTGAGTCGATGGCGAAGCACGTCGAGGCGATGGTCGGCTTCATGGACGCGGGCGCCGAGGTCTTCGACTACGGCAACTCGATCCGCGGCGAGGCCCAACTCGCGGGATACGAGCGGGCCTTCGACTTCCCTGGCTTCGTGCCCGCGTACATCCGGCCGCTCTTCTGCGAGGGCAAGGGCCCGTTCCGCTGGGCGGCCCTGTCCGGCGAGGCGTCCGACATCCACAAGACCGACAAGGCGATGCTCGAACTCTTCCCGGAGAACGAATCGCTGCACCGCTGGATCAAGATGGCCGGCGAGCGCGTCCAGTTCCAGGGACTGCCCGCCCGTATCTGCTGGCTCGGCTACGGCGAACGGGACCGGGCCGGCGAGCGGTTCAACGACATGGTGGCGAGCGGTGAGCTGGCCGCGCCGCTGGCCATCGGACGCGACCACCTGGACTGCGGATCCGTGGCCTCCCCGTACCGGGAGACCGAGGCCATGCTCGACGGGTCCGACGCGATCGCCGACTGGCCGCTGCTGAACGCCATGGTCAACGTGGCGTCGGGGGCGTCCTGGGTCTCCATCCACCACGGCGGCGGCGTGGGCATGGGGCGCTCCATCCACGCGGGCCAGGTGACGGTGGCCGACGGGACGAAACTGGCGGGCGAGAAGATCCGGCGGGTGCTGACGAACGACCCGGGCATGGGGGTCGTCCGGCACGTGGACGCGGGGTACGACATCGCGGAGTCGGTCGCCTCGGACAAGGGTGTGCGGGTGCCGATGCGGGAGGACGGGGCGTGA
- a CDS encoding transcriptional regulator gives MRTTAPPPDPALPVLSPMLQRLAAERATGALMRDRGTLYLADGKVVHAESPATPGIDVLLTRGGALHRDGWWDAVAQAGAGQRVGRYLVDSGRVTGGALELCHLGALYDAAFFALAPTRTPARFRYGVAHWIGPVRPVPVDAVQRETLRRRELLDRIWPDAVTDSAPLVRTGRPVDSPVPPRQRRVLERVDGVLTATDIAQELGRSAFHTLVDLRRLAASGLVEAVRQPAGPAGSTAARIPLPEVTADPDVALLRRLRDALEAL, from the coding sequence ATGAGGACGACCGCCCCGCCACCCGACCCCGCCTTGCCGGTGTTATCGCCCATGCTCCAGCGCCTCGCCGCCGAACGGGCCACCGGCGCCCTGATGCGCGACCGCGGCACCCTCTACCTCGCCGACGGCAAGGTGGTGCACGCCGAGAGCCCGGCCACGCCCGGCATCGACGTCCTGCTCACCCGGGGCGGTGCGCTGCACCGCGACGGCTGGTGGGACGCGGTCGCCCAGGCGGGCGCCGGACAGCGGGTCGGCCGCTACCTCGTGGACAGCGGGCGGGTGACGGGCGGCGCGCTGGAGCTGTGCCACCTGGGCGCGTTGTACGACGCGGCGTTCTTCGCCCTCGCCCCGACCCGGACCCCGGCCCGCTTCCGTTACGGGGTCGCCCACTGGATCGGCCCGGTCCGCCCGGTACCCGTGGACGCCGTGCAGCGCGAGACGCTCCGGCGCCGGGAGTTACTGGACCGGATCTGGCCCGACGCGGTGACCGACAGCGCCCCGCTCGTACGGACCGGCCGCCCGGTCGACTCCCCCGTGCCGCCGCGCCAGCGCCGTGTGCTGGAGCGCGTGGACGGGGTGCTCACCGCGACGGACATCGCCCAGGAGCTGGGCAGATCGGCTTTCCATACCCTGGTCGACCTGCGACGGCTGGCCGCCTCCGGGCTGGTGGAAGCCGTCCGGCAGCCGGCGGGCCCGGCCGGCTCCACAGCCGCCCGGATCCCGTTGCCCGAGGTCACGGCCGACCCCGACGTCGCACTGTTGCGCCGGCTCCGAGACGCATTGGAGGCCCTGTGA
- a CDS encoding roadblock/LC7 domain-containing protein has product MVPEAEVQNVLAELQRLRARVPLLAGALAASTDGLVLAHDTPGVEAEGVAALTAAALGVSIRMTEATGRGGFRELLVRGETGYIAAYAAGSSAVLTLLAEDRINVGRLHLEGRRAGTRIGQLVDAALERTPQPAPGARAPAQRPPQQPGTLPHRTT; this is encoded by the coding sequence ATGGTGCCCGAGGCCGAGGTCCAGAACGTACTGGCCGAACTCCAGCGGCTGCGGGCGCGGGTGCCGCTCCTCGCGGGCGCCCTGGCGGCCAGCACCGACGGACTCGTCCTCGCCCATGACACCCCGGGGGTGGAGGCCGAAGGGGTCGCCGCACTGACTGCGGCCGCCCTCGGCGTCTCCATCCGGATGACGGAGGCCACCGGCCGCGGCGGCTTCCGCGAACTTCTCGTACGGGGCGAGACGGGCTACATCGCGGCGTACGCCGCGGGGTCGTCCGCCGTGCTGACCCTGCTGGCGGAGGACCGGATCAACGTCGGCAGGCTCCACCTGGAGGGCCGCCGGGCCGGCACCCGGATCGGTCAGCTCGTCGACGCCGCACTGGAACGCACCCCGCAGCCCGCGCCCGGCGCACGCGCACCGGCGCAACGCCCCCCGCAGCAGCCCGGCACGCTGCCCCACCGCACGACATGA